acacacatgcatgatgtctgtgtgtgtgcatgtgagtgttGTAGGTACCTGGTGGGAACCCTGGATCTGATGGTGACGGAGAACTACGTGATAGTTTATCTTTGTGCTGGAGGACAGAAGGACAAACTTCCAGGCATCGGCTGGCTGAAGGAATGCTACCAAACCATCGCATGGAGGTCtctcacgcacacgcacacgcacgcacacacacacacacacacacacacacacacacacacacacacacacacacacacacacacactgcctacATCCCTGCTTCCTTGTGTCACGTCAGTGTGTTTCCAGCAGGGGGCATCGAAGCAACCTAGGAAGTCATCTTCActgacttcctgtgtgtgtgtgtgtgtgtgtgtgtgtgtgtgtgtatgtgtgtgtgtgtgtgtgtgtgtgtgtgtgtgtgtgtgtgtatgtgtgtgtgtgtgtgtgtgtgtgtgtgcaggttgaGGAAGAACTTGAAAGGAATGTACGTGGTTCATCCGACGTGGTCCATCAAAACgctcatcaccatcatcaaacCCTTCATCAGGTGTGCTCCTCTTCCTCAAGGCAGGGGAAGATGACAATGTttgacttcctcctcctcctcctcctcagttcAAAGTTCAGCAGGAAGCTTCGCTTCATCAGCAGCCTGCAGGAACTGGCGGCCTTGCTCCCTACCGAGCACGTGCAGATTCCAGACTGCGTCAGACTGTGAGTGACGTCACTGCgggagtaggaggaggagggtgatgACGAAGAAGATGTCTCCCTGCAGGTACGACCGCAGCTTGTCCAGCTGAGAGAGATTCTCGCTCTGTCATGCAagacggcggcggcggcgtttTCCGGATGGCACCTTCATCAAGAGAGTTTTGTGTTATAAAAGTGTTGCAAATAAAAGTGTCACAGCAGTAAAGTGTGGTCAAGTGTGGCAAAGATAGGATGAGGATGATCCACACCGTTTTAGAGGCCATTTCTCGCTTTAAGGGAGTTAAGTGTGCGAGCTGCCAACACCTCCGTCATGTTTATTatgaggcaggaaacactgcagccaTTCATAGCACAGGAAAAcaccagcgtgtgtgtgtgtgattccaGAAGCTGGGCAGGAAAGAGCCAGGCAGGAAGGAAGTGAGGTCTGCTGAGGAAAGTCCATAAACAGGAACACAGAACACAAACTGTCTTTCTTCTTCATGAGCTCACCGCTACGCGACACCACCAGCAGTTAGCATCGTTACAAGCGCATGAAGCCAACGAGAATGTTCCTTTCAGCAAGCATGTTGGTTTAGTGTTGAAAAAAACTTGCCTTTTGGTAGttgttattatttcttttaatatgtCAGGTgaatacttttactttattgtagttTCATGATGTTAGGTGAGGACTTTTACGTCATTGTAGTTCAATTATCCCACATGTGTAGCTTTACTTTGCTGTAGTCTCATTGTGCCaagtgagtagttttactttattgtagttTTGTTATGTTAGCtgtgtagttttactttattgtactttttaatGCTAGGTGAGTAATTTTACTTTGTTGCAGTTTTATTATGTAATGTTCGTAGTTTTACTTTGTTGTAGTTTTTTATGCCATGTGAGTAATTTTACTTGGTTGCAGTTTTATTATGCAGTGtgcatagttttactttattgtggTTTCTATAGGGCCAGGGGAGTTTTTACTTGCCAGGTGagaagtttttatttattgtggttTTGTTACATTAGGTGTGTAgttttactttgtgttttttatgctgGGTGAGTCATTTTACTTTGTTGCAGTTTTGTTATGCAGTGTgcgtagttttactttattgtggTTTTTATGAGGCCAGGTAAGTAGTCTTACTTTATTGTAGTCTCGTTACATTAGAtatgtagttttactttattgtagttttattatGGCAGGTGTGTAGATTTACTTTATTGGAGTTTTTATGCCAGGTAAGtagttgtactttatttttttatggcaGGTGAGCAGTTTTATTGTGAAGTAATTCTTTAGTTGTAGGCACATTAGCTTGTGAGTTAGCATGTTGTCAACATTGTCATTTATTCCTTCAGCATAAAAACCTTTATGTGGTGGACACACTCGTAACCCCATCATCTAATGTTAGCGCCCCGCCCTGTCTCTccatggcaacacacacacatacacacacacacacttgggtTTTCATGGCTTCAGAGGTTGTTACACTTTCCCTCTGACCCCTGAACTTCAACTTCAAGTCCCTACTTCATAAACTTCATTAAATCAAGTTTTTGCACGACTCTTATGTCTCACAGTACAGCCGCTCTGCATTGAGTCCAGATGTTAGTCAGAAAACATGATGTAATCTctcaagaacacacacacacacacacattccatgtTTGGAGTCACATTTGACATAAAGAACACATGTGTttgcctttcaaaataaaagcacacagcTGCAGGGAACATCACATTTATTCATGAGCTTGTTACGTAACGTATGGGCGGAGCTAATGTGCGTGTGTGGACGGCGTTATGTAAGCATGAAGTGTAGTTCTGTGAAGGTCACAGTCTCTGTGGAGGTCAAAGTtcacacacatttgttttgtttgagccCAAACGACACCATCAATAGTTTCTCGAAAGCTGAATTGtcagattaaaaaaatagttgACAAAAAAGTGCTCATTGCTCAAAACATGAAATGAGGAGACACCAAGCGGCCAGGTCATGTGACCAGCATGACGCGTGCTGGCACGAGGAAGAAAGAAAGAGCGTTTCCAGTCATCGTTGCTGACGCGCGTCACTCAGCGGAAGAAAGGCGTGGCGGGTTAAGTGGACTCCAGTGACGTCACGCTCCAATCGGCCTCCTCtctgccctctagtggtgaAAGCGTTCACATTTAGGACAGGTCATGGCGTGCAAGCGGGAGGTAGAGCGCGACACGGTGGGTGGGGCGTCAAGTCCTGCTTGTCCCACGGGGCTGGGGCGGCGCCCCCTGTGGCCGCCCCGAATGCAACACGTCGCGCTGGGACCGGGGGTCCGTCGGCGGAGGAGAGGGAGGTGGCGCGTCAGACCTGTCGATAAATAACCGATAAATACACTGTCTGGCTACGTGGTGCCCCCTACTGGCCACACTAAAAATGAAGGCTTACCGGCTATAAGAGACTGTTCCTGCCGTTCATGTTTGGACCTTTCGACCTCATCTGCTCCTGAACTGAGCCTGactgaaagcacacacacacacacacacacacacacacacacagtgagaaTGGGACTAAAGAGTGTGCCAGCCAGCCAGTCAGTGACGTCTTCTTACAGGCTGCAGACCGTCTGCCATCTCTCCAGAGCCAATGTGTGTCAGGTGGATGAAGTTAGTCGGTTCTCCGATCATACTGCGATCAATCttccttctcctcttcttctaaacacacaaaacacacacacacacacacacacacacacacacacagtgagtgaGTCCTGCACCAACAAGTCTCAAATAACCCGAAGGAGTGCTGATGAGTTTCCACATGTTCACATAGTCAGAGTGCTGCTCATGAAGATGATGTTGACTGACAAACAAGAATtgatatcacacacacacacactagctgTTTTTATTACGGCAGgcgagtagttttactttgtcATTTCATTATGCCAAGTGAATAGTTTTACTAtgttgcagtttttctttattctAGTTTCAATATGTCAAGTGAATAATTTTacttaaatgtacttttagtaTGTCCGGTGAGtgggtttatttatttgtagttttactTTACTGTACCGTACTTTCATTATACCAGGTgaatagttttactttattgttgttTCAATATACCAGTTGTGCAATTTGACTTTATTGGAGTTTTATTATGTCAGGTGATTATTTCATTTAGTTGCAGTTTTACTTGATTGTAGATTTATTATTTCAGGcaagtagttttactttaattgcgaagttgtaatttcattagtagtagtagtagtagtagtagtagtagtagttctgcTTTGTTGTCATTCTACTTTATTGTACTTTCATTATGCCAGGTGAGTAGTTTAACTTTATCGTAAATTGATTGTGCCAGGTGatgaattttatttaaaaagtagattaattgtgctgtgtgagtatttttactttgttgcagttttattttattgtactttAATTATGCCAGGTGAATAGTTTTACTTATGTGTAGATTAATGATGctgggtgagtagttttactttattctagATGAATTGTGCCGTGtggttgttttaaaaatacatttactgtGCCAGGTGAGTAGTTTCACTTTATTGTAATTAATTGTGCCAGGTGATTTTGAAAGTAGATTAATTGTGCTGGGTGAGTAGTTTTTCTTTGTTGCAGTTTTACCTTATTGTACTTTCATTATGCCAGTTTTGCTTTGTTGTCATCTTACTGTGTCTATTTTTTCACTTGACTGTACACTTCAAATAAGAAatgctaaaacacacacacacacacacagtttgtaaGACTAGTATGCGCTCATttaacagtaaatgtgttctacATTTGAAAATGGTCGAGGCTGCTCTGAGTTGCGTTCAGAAACACTCAGAGTCCTGGCTAGCATCCAGCAAAAACCTCATTAAAACCCCATTTTGTTCCCAAAGTCTTCTAAATCCTAGCGTGGGGAAACTGGCCCATCCAGAAGCCATCTTGGCTGCAAAGGGAGCGTTCAGGAATGATTTAAGAGGCTTATGTTCCACTGCGTTATTCCACCTTCACATGTGTGACCTCACTTGGACGCATGACAGCGCTGTGGAACATTCCAAGTCCTCTTCTCATGTCAGTTGGGGACAGACCAGAAACGTGTGCTTTTACAGGACACAACATTCCAAACACGGCCGACGATCGTCACATCGGACGTCGGCATGGCGACAGCCACATGTCGGCACGTGTGGTCTGAACGAGGCCTCGCCTCCATCTGGACCTCATTTGACTCTCTGGATGTCTTCTTCTACGCAAACAACCTGAGCGCTTTAACACTTGACCGGCTTACCACACAAAAATATACCTTCATGATATACGATTTTAAAATAACCGTGCAGGCGGTTTCCATGGCAATGACAACATCGACATCAGCTTCCTCCTGATGAGACGTGTGTTGACCTGTGATGCAACATTTGAGTCTATGCCGTTGGCACTATGGCGCTCCTAAACCGGGGGAGTGCAAAGTACGACCTGGGGGCCATTGGTGGcttgtgttttttgtcaaagaacccatcaagtcccggtccacCGTGTTATTCATTGTATTCATAAGTCGAAATCGAGACACATTGTCGCCTCTTTCTCTTGAAATGACATTTTGAGACCCGCAGGGATGATTTGTGAGAGAATTGTTCCGTGCATGTGTCACATTATTGTTAACTTCCTCATTATTCCTCAATTTAACAAATGTGAACACAGTGACTTCAGTGTAAAAtgggcttcaaaataaaagctaggCAGTATTAAACTGGATTCTACAcccatttattgttattttttttagatcgTTAGCCACCAGAAGACAGATTAACACATCtacgaaagctttattgtcatcgTAGGCAGAAAATGCCCCGCCCCCATCCGCACGCGGGCAGACCTCggagaaaaaaagttcagacacccctgtcctaaatATTTCAAGAAGTCATCCACAGCATCCAAGCACAGGAAGGgctgacatttcaaaataagagcgctgagcaacaacaacaaagaacacGTCACGTCCTCTCCCGgtcttaaaaggaaaactgcactttttgtggaattttgcccatcatgtgagacatgaacagctaaaaagaggctgctaagaatgcacgtaatgggacgcacctattccgcttaTAAAgcattctgaaaaaacctccaaaaagcaacAATGCGCCATttccacattgttattattattaacaacattgttacgcccaagaactacatcactggcgtagtgacacctcaccacaccacagagGTGGAATAGgtttgtcccattacatgcattcattagctgcctctttttacctgtttttatatctttagaacacacagaaaaaaaaagatgcgtgttcatgtctcacataaggattgtggatgatgggcaaaattccttaAAAAAAGTTCACTTTTCCTTTAACCAGTCTGAACTCAAGTGAGCCAGCTGCGAGCAAACCGACAAAAAGAGTCACTCAAGACGATGACAAACATTAGCTTTACTGCAAATGGTGAAAGAGCCAAAGTCTTCTTATCAGCAACCACCCATCAACCACTAAAGTCAACAATCCAACATGTCTGTCGGCATCATGGATGTGTGGAAAGTCCTGGAAAAGTTCTTGCTTTCCCGCCCTGCCCGACAAAAGAAGCTCAGTTCAACTTCCCTGAGCGTGAAGTCACTGCTGgcatctgtatgtgtgtgtgcgtgtgtgtgttgttgtagcGCCACAATGGAGCAAAGAGAAAGGACTAAAAATACAAGCTTCCTCTTTGCGGACTTCACTCCCATTGAATAGCAGTAATTAGCATTAGCAGTTGATTGGTGACATTAAGCTgcctgcgtgtgcgtgtgtgtggctcACCGGCGGTGCTTTGGCGACCACGCAGCATCCCATCTTGTGCCAGAAGTCGCTCATGCCGACACGTTGCCTCTCTGCTGCCGCCCTACAGGCCGGGGAAACAACTGCAGTCTGTGAGCACGTGTGCTCCTGAGGCATTCAGCCCAAAAAGTCGCCGTTGAAAAAGTCAGGCAACGACCCCCAAAGATATCAACCCAGAGGTGTCGCTTCGACTTTGAcctgaaatgacaaaaacaacaacattgaaACCAGtttgaacacacacgtcttgtTACACGCAGCAGCAGCGGAACCTTTGACCTCTATCTCAGGCCAGCGTGAAGGTGACCTTCCCACAGCGTGTCTCCGTTGAGGAAGATAAAGCAGGAATGTGAAGAACAAGCAGCTTCACGCTTGACAACAG
The DNA window shown above is from Dunckerocampus dactyliophorus isolate RoL2022-P2 chromosome 20, RoL_Ddac_1.1, whole genome shotgun sequence and carries:
- the cdc42se1 gene encoding CDC42 small effector protein 1, which gives rise to MPQEHTCSQTAVVSPACRAAAERQRVGMSDFWHKMGCCVVAKAPPKKRRRKIDRSMIGEPTNFIHLTHIGSGEMADGLQPSGSVQEQMRSKGPNMNGRNSLL